The Verrucomicrobiia bacterium genome segment TCTTCCTGTTGTCCGCGGATGTAGCTGAGCGCGCGCTGAATTTGCGGGTGGCTGACCGGGAATCCCTCGTAGCCGAGCAATTCAAGGATGCGTGCCGTGATGTCGGCGCACTCGGGGTCGAGCATCGCGTTGTGATCGGCGAACGGCACTTTTTCCAGAATGTTCTTGGTGCAATCCTTGTCGAAGGCCGCCCAGCCGCCGTCCTTGCACTGAAAGGTCAGCATCCAGTTCAGGCCGCGCTTGAAGCATTCGTCACGATTGTCAGGGTTGTCAGTCGGCACCTGGCGCAGCGCCAGCAGGACCATGGCGGTGTCGTCCACGTCCGGATTCCACTTGTTGTCGAACTCGAACACCCAGCCGCTGGGTTCCACCTTCACCGGGTTCTTGTGAATCCAGTCGCCCCGGAACCGGATTTCCTTGTTCATGATCCATTCCGCGGCGCGTTTGAGCCGGGGATCGTCGGCGGGAACGCCTGATTCGCGCAGGCACAACAGCACGATGGCGCTGTCCCAGACCGGGCTGAAGCACGGTTCAATCCGCACGCTGTCGGCGGTTTCGTGCTGGAGATTTTTCAGGTGCCGCCACTCGCGTTGCAGGATGGGATTCGTGTCCGAGTAGCCGAGCGCCTTGAGGGCGATGACGGAGTTCAGCATGGCCGGGAAAATGGCGGCCAGGCCTTCCGAGCCTTCGAAGCGTTCCAGCATCCATTGTTCGGCCTTTTTTAGCGCCAGCCGGCGGAACGGGTGAATGCCGTGCCGGGCAAACTTCTCGGCAAACTTGTGCAGGCGGTCGAGCCACAGGAAAAAATTGCGCCACGTCACCGCTTCGGGATCCGGCGGCAGGGCGAGATCACGTTCGTGGATGCCTTCCGGATACAACTCATCGAGGTCGATGCCCTGTTTCGGCTCGCGGGTGGGGCGGAAGTGATTAATGATGGCCAGGGGCACGAGCATGGCCCGGCTCCAGTTGCTCATCTCCCAGAAGTTGACGTGAAACCATTTGCCGATCAGCAGGACTTCGCAGGGAATGGTCGGCACGTAATCCCACGGGAACAGGCCGAGCAATGCAAGGTAGAGTTTGGAGAACGTGTTCATCCGCGGCACGCCACCCAGGCTGAGGGCCATGGCGCGCGCCTTGAGCATGCGATGGTCGGTCACCGGCACACCCGCAAG includes the following:
- the shc gene encoding squalene--hopene cyclase, with amino-acid sequence MSVSSMSEIRSGFTTVTPPVPAVSPDALAAAITRSQNYLLSVQRPEGYWVGELMVDVTLVADMVAYHHWAGDMDPEWQRKAVNHIFSKQLSDGGWNIYHGGPAEVNATIKAYLALKLAGVPVTDHRMLKARAMALSLGGVPRMNTFSKLYLALLGLFPWDYVPTIPCEVLLIGKWFHVNFWEMSNWSRAMLVPLAIINHFRPTREPKQGIDLDELYPEGIHERDLALPPDPEAVTWRNFFLWLDRLHKFAEKFARHGIHPFRRLALKKAEQWMLERFEGSEGLAAIFPAMLNSVIALKALGYSDTNPILQREWRHLKNLQHETADSVRIEPCFSPVWDSAIVLLCLRESGVPADDPRLKRAAEWIMNKEIRFRGDWIHKNPVKVEPSGWVFEFDNKWNPDVDDTAMVLLALRQVPTDNPDNRDECFKRGLNWMLTFQCKDGGWAAFDKDCTKNILEKVPFADHNAMLDPECADITARILELLGYEGFPVSHPQIQRALSYIRGQQEDDGSWYGRWGVNYIYGTWQVLRGLRALNLDMQQPWLRKARTWLESVQHEDGGWGERCNTYDDPVFKGQGPSTASQSAWAVMGLLAGGDPFRPSVQRGIDYLIRTQNADGSWSEDEITGTGFPKVFYLKYDMYRNAWPLLALATYKKALDAARRQPVNGEHVVQASATASTVGRFS